A genomic window from Sparus aurata chromosome 4, fSpaAur1.1, whole genome shotgun sequence includes:
- the pcdh20 gene encoding protocadherin-20 isoform X1, which yields MFNSRHISLSKRGGIWGLCILLLYSSPLSCFANFSQAKELIYKIKEGLPRGTFIGAIGVDLNLDFTVEPPFLFNLLQKKVSEQYVNLNNTTGELYTSATEIDRETLCPDNSNGQGCVLSLDVFVLPQQYFQLVKVKIYIEDVNDNRPKFPVDEITMSVPEHTPINARYAVEQSAVDPDLGLHGVQTYWLVNDFGVFTLDVEENEGGERTPFLIVTDALDRETQAEYITDIIAEDGGTPPLLGAATLKIVITDVNDNCPKFTESQINVTLHGNTTKGAHLARLHAFDPDLGANAQISYAYSERVPRDTRSLFHLDKITGVIKLAGKIDTGTATFYKLTILANGPGCIPAVATVTVHIIKVVTGPPAIIPRYIAPEKDGVVTVKESEPTFSPIAFFTVKNIDMNQRVDCHLEGTGPFRLGPYQLLKNEYLLETTEPLDYEKTQEYELIVVAKNSQDLIIKTFLKVQVLDENDNAPVFEQSLVKISVEENNPPNTFLTQLQATDQDSESRGEVIYLLGGDAPGIFLVDRVTGVLTVATTLDREEKETYRFIVRAVDQGTPRRESIATVVVTVQDRNDNSPRFINKDFTFFVPENFPGYGEIGVLSVTDADAGENGWVALSILNGSDIFMIDTGRGTLRAKTSLDREQQGTYQLWIEAIDGGEPALSCITMVTVLLLDVNDNPPIVLFPQSNQSYMLVLPNTLPGTSITEVYAVDKDTGMNAVIAYSIVKRKGGEPGSFAIDPETGNITLKRELSNRGLYSLLVKVSDHGQPEPLYSTVMVNFFVNETVSNESYIQSLLTREADIEVEERPWYIGQMREGPERYELFPCQPVLIVLSVTCLGLFFMVVSLTSYICCKRFKKHRKKSSEVEMPLKRKNDSTQVVNRKLRQISNI from the exons ATGTTCAACAGCAGACACATCAGCCTTAGCAAAAGAGGAGGAATATGG GGATTGTGCATCCTCCTGCTTTACTCCAGCCCTCTTTCCTGTTTTGCAAACTTCAGCCAAGCAAAGGAGCTCATCTATAAGATAAAGGAGGGATTACCCAGGGGAACCTTCATAGGGGCCATTGGAGTGGACTTAAATTTGGATTTCACTGTTGAGCCCCCCTTTTTATTCAATCTCCTGCAAAAGAAGGTCAGTGAACAGTATGTGAACCTAAATAATACCACGGGGGAGCTTTACACATCTGCTACAGAGATTGACAGGGAGACTCTCTGTCCTGATAACTCGAACGGGCAGGGATGTGTCCTCTCACTGGATGTGTTTGTTCTGCCTCAGCAATACTTTCAGCTCGTCAAAGTAAAGATCTATATTGAGGACGTGAATGACAACAGGCCCAAGTTCCCCGTGGATGAGATCACTATGTCTGTCCCAGAACACACTCCCATCAATGCTCGGTATGCGGTGGAGCAGTCTGCAGTTGATCCCGACCTGGGTCTTCACGGAGTCCAGACCTATTGGCTTGTTAATGACTTTGGCGTGTTCACATTGGATGTGGAGGAGAATGAGGGGGGTGAGCGGACACCCTTTCTCATTGTGACAGATGCTTTAGACAGGGAAACCCAGGCTGAATACATTACAGATATCATTGCAGAGGATGGAGGGACCCCTCCTCTACTCGGTGCAGCTACTTTAAAAATTGTCATCACAGATGTCAATGATAACTGCCCCAAATTCACAGAGTCACAAATTAATGTCACTCTGCATGGGAATACCACCAAAGGGGCCCATTTGGCACGTCTACATGCTTTTGACCCTGACCTTGGTGCTAATGCTCAGATCAGCTATGCTTACAGTGAACGTGTGCCAAGGGACACCAGGAGCTTGTTCCATTTGGACAAAATCACAGGGGTGATCAAGCTAGCAGGGAAAATAGACACTGGCACGGCCACGTTTTACAAACTCACTATTCTGGCCAATGGGCCTGGTTGTATTCCTGCTGTTGCCACGGTTACTGTCCATATTATCAAAGTTGTTACAGGACCCCCTGCTATCATACCCCGCTACATTGCACCAGAAAAGGATGGTGTGGTGACAGTAAAGGAGTCTGAGCCAACATTTTCTCCAATAGCTTTTTTTACTGTCAAAAATATTGATATGAACCAAAGGGTTGACTGCCATTTGGAAGGGACTGGTCCCTTCAGGCTTGGCCCCTATCAACTGTTAAAGAACGAATACCTGCTGGAGACTACAGAGCCCTTGGACTATGAGAAGACACAGGAGTATGAGCTAATTGTGGTCGCTAAGAATTCACAAGATCTCATCATCAAGACCTTCCTGAAGGTGCAGGTTTTGGATGAGAATGATAACGCACCCGTGTTTGAACAATCTTTGGTGAAAATATCTGTGGAAGAGAACAATCCACCAAACACCTTTTTGACCCAGCTCCAAGCCACAGACCAGGACAGCGAAAGCCGAGGAGAGGTCATCTACCTCCTTGGAGGTGATGCCCCAGGGATCTTTTTGGTAGATCGTGTCACAGGTGTCCTGACTGTGGCCACAACGCTGGACCGTGAGGAGAAAGAGACGTACCGGTTCATCGTCAGAGCTGTGGACCAGGGGACACCCAGGAGAGAATCGATAGCCACTGTGGTGGTGACTGTGCAAGACCGCAATGACAATAGTCCACGCTTCATCAATAAGGACTTCACGTTCTTTGTGCCAGAGAACTTCCCTGGATACGGGGAGATTGGGGTCCTCTCTGTGACAGATGCTGATGCAGGGGAAAATGGTTGGGTGGCGCTTTCCATCCTAAACGGCAGTGACATCTTCATGATAGACACAGGACGAGGGACACTGAGGGCCAAGACATCACTCGACCGTGAGCAGCAAGGGACATACCAACTGTGGATCGAGGCCATCGATGGTGGTGAGCCTGCGCTTTCCTGCATTACTATGGTGACCGTGCTATTGTTGGATGTAAATGACAACCCGCCTATTGTCCTCTTTCCTCAATCCAATCAGTCTTACATGCTAGTACTGCCCAATACTCTACCAGGAACATCAATCACGGAAGTCTATGCTGTGGATAAAGACACAGGAATGAATGCTGTGATCGCATATAGTATCGTTAAGAGGAAAGGTGGCGAACCAGGGTCATTTGCCATTGACCCAGAAACAGGAAATATCACGTTAAAGAGGGAGCTCAGCAACCGCGGCCTCTACAGCCTTCTGGTGAAGGTCAGTGATCACGGTCAGCCTGAACCGCTGTACTCAACAGTCATGGTCAACTTTTTTGTCAATGAAACAGTAAGCAATGAGAGCTACATACAGAGTCTGCTGACCAGAGAGGCTGACATTGAAGTAGAGGAGAGGCCCTGGTACATTGGCCAGATGAGAGAGGGGCCTGAGAGGTATGAGCTGTTCCCCTGTCAGCCCGTCCTCATTGTGCTTTCAGTTACATGTCTTGGGCTGTTCTTCATGGTTGTTTCACTGACATCTTACATATGCTGTAAGAGATTTAAAAAGCACCGAAAAAAAAGCTCAGAAGTGGAGATGCCATTAAAAAGGAAGAATGACTCAACACAGGTTGTGAACAGAAAACTCAGGCAGATCTCAAACATCTGA
- the pcdh20 gene encoding protocadherin-20 isoform X2 — MFNSRHISLSKRGGIWGLCILLLYSSPLSCFANFSQAKELIYKIKEGLPRGTFIGAIGVDLNLDFTVEPPFLFNLLQKKQYFQLVKVKIYIEDVNDNRPKFPVDEITMSVPEHTPINARYAVEQSAVDPDLGLHGVQTYWLVNDFGVFTLDVEENEGGERTPFLIVTDALDRETQAEYITDIIAEDGGTPPLLGAATLKIVITDVNDNCPKFTESQINVTLHGNTTKGAHLARLHAFDPDLGANAQISYAYSERVPRDTRSLFHLDKITGVIKLAGKIDTGTATFYKLTILANGPGCIPAVATVTVHIIKVVTGPPAIIPRYIAPEKDGVVTVKESEPTFSPIAFFTVKNIDMNQRVDCHLEGTGPFRLGPYQLLKNEYLLETTEPLDYEKTQEYELIVVAKNSQDLIIKTFLKVQVLDENDNAPVFEQSLVKISVEENNPPNTFLTQLQATDQDSESRGEVIYLLGGDAPGIFLVDRVTGVLTVATTLDREEKETYRFIVRAVDQGTPRRESIATVVVTVQDRNDNSPRFINKDFTFFVPENFPGYGEIGVLSVTDADAGENGWVALSILNGSDIFMIDTGRGTLRAKTSLDREQQGTYQLWIEAIDGGEPALSCITMVTVLLLDVNDNPPIVLFPQSNQSYMLVLPNTLPGTSITEVYAVDKDTGMNAVIAYSIVKRKGGEPGSFAIDPETGNITLKRELSNRGLYSLLVKVSDHGQPEPLYSTVMVNFFVNETVSNESYIQSLLTREADIEVEERPWYIGQMREGPERYELFPCQPVLIVLSVTCLGLFFMVVSLTSYICCKRFKKHRKKSSEVEMPLKRKNDSTQVVNRKLRQISNI, encoded by the exons ATGTTCAACAGCAGACACATCAGCCTTAGCAAAAGAGGAGGAATATGG GGATTGTGCATCCTCCTGCTTTACTCCAGCCCTCTTTCCTGTTTTGCAAACTTCAGCCAAGCAAAGGAGCTCATCTATAAGATAAAGGAGGGATTACCCAGGGGAACCTTCATAGGGGCCATTGGAGTGGACTTAAATTTGGATTTCACTGTTGAGCCCCCCTTTTTATTCAATCTCCTGCAAAAGAAG CAATACTTTCAGCTCGTCAAAGTAAAGATCTATATTGAGGACGTGAATGACAACAGGCCCAAGTTCCCCGTGGATGAGATCACTATGTCTGTCCCAGAACACACTCCCATCAATGCTCGGTATGCGGTGGAGCAGTCTGCAGTTGATCCCGACCTGGGTCTTCACGGAGTCCAGACCTATTGGCTTGTTAATGACTTTGGCGTGTTCACATTGGATGTGGAGGAGAATGAGGGGGGTGAGCGGACACCCTTTCTCATTGTGACAGATGCTTTAGACAGGGAAACCCAGGCTGAATACATTACAGATATCATTGCAGAGGATGGAGGGACCCCTCCTCTACTCGGTGCAGCTACTTTAAAAATTGTCATCACAGATGTCAATGATAACTGCCCCAAATTCACAGAGTCACAAATTAATGTCACTCTGCATGGGAATACCACCAAAGGGGCCCATTTGGCACGTCTACATGCTTTTGACCCTGACCTTGGTGCTAATGCTCAGATCAGCTATGCTTACAGTGAACGTGTGCCAAGGGACACCAGGAGCTTGTTCCATTTGGACAAAATCACAGGGGTGATCAAGCTAGCAGGGAAAATAGACACTGGCACGGCCACGTTTTACAAACTCACTATTCTGGCCAATGGGCCTGGTTGTATTCCTGCTGTTGCCACGGTTACTGTCCATATTATCAAAGTTGTTACAGGACCCCCTGCTATCATACCCCGCTACATTGCACCAGAAAAGGATGGTGTGGTGACAGTAAAGGAGTCTGAGCCAACATTTTCTCCAATAGCTTTTTTTACTGTCAAAAATATTGATATGAACCAAAGGGTTGACTGCCATTTGGAAGGGACTGGTCCCTTCAGGCTTGGCCCCTATCAACTGTTAAAGAACGAATACCTGCTGGAGACTACAGAGCCCTTGGACTATGAGAAGACACAGGAGTATGAGCTAATTGTGGTCGCTAAGAATTCACAAGATCTCATCATCAAGACCTTCCTGAAGGTGCAGGTTTTGGATGAGAATGATAACGCACCCGTGTTTGAACAATCTTTGGTGAAAATATCTGTGGAAGAGAACAATCCACCAAACACCTTTTTGACCCAGCTCCAAGCCACAGACCAGGACAGCGAAAGCCGAGGAGAGGTCATCTACCTCCTTGGAGGTGATGCCCCAGGGATCTTTTTGGTAGATCGTGTCACAGGTGTCCTGACTGTGGCCACAACGCTGGACCGTGAGGAGAAAGAGACGTACCGGTTCATCGTCAGAGCTGTGGACCAGGGGACACCCAGGAGAGAATCGATAGCCACTGTGGTGGTGACTGTGCAAGACCGCAATGACAATAGTCCACGCTTCATCAATAAGGACTTCACGTTCTTTGTGCCAGAGAACTTCCCTGGATACGGGGAGATTGGGGTCCTCTCTGTGACAGATGCTGATGCAGGGGAAAATGGTTGGGTGGCGCTTTCCATCCTAAACGGCAGTGACATCTTCATGATAGACACAGGACGAGGGACACTGAGGGCCAAGACATCACTCGACCGTGAGCAGCAAGGGACATACCAACTGTGGATCGAGGCCATCGATGGTGGTGAGCCTGCGCTTTCCTGCATTACTATGGTGACCGTGCTATTGTTGGATGTAAATGACAACCCGCCTATTGTCCTCTTTCCTCAATCCAATCAGTCTTACATGCTAGTACTGCCCAATACTCTACCAGGAACATCAATCACGGAAGTCTATGCTGTGGATAAAGACACAGGAATGAATGCTGTGATCGCATATAGTATCGTTAAGAGGAAAGGTGGCGAACCAGGGTCATTTGCCATTGACCCAGAAACAGGAAATATCACGTTAAAGAGGGAGCTCAGCAACCGCGGCCTCTACAGCCTTCTGGTGAAGGTCAGTGATCACGGTCAGCCTGAACCGCTGTACTCAACAGTCATGGTCAACTTTTTTGTCAATGAAACAGTAAGCAATGAGAGCTACATACAGAGTCTGCTGACCAGAGAGGCTGACATTGAAGTAGAGGAGAGGCCCTGGTACATTGGCCAGATGAGAGAGGGGCCTGAGAGGTATGAGCTGTTCCCCTGTCAGCCCGTCCTCATTGTGCTTTCAGTTACATGTCTTGGGCTGTTCTTCATGGTTGTTTCACTGACATCTTACATATGCTGTAAGAGATTTAAAAAGCACCGAAAAAAAAGCTCAGAAGTGGAGATGCCATTAAAAAGGAAGAATGACTCAACACAGGTTGTGAACAGAAAACTCAGGCAGATCTCAAACATCTGA